The genomic window ACCTTTCATAATTCCTGTTTTTTCAATATCCTTTGAGTCAATACTACCTTTTGCCTTAGGAATTATTACTGTTATATTTTGCTTTATCACTTTTCCTTTTTCTAAATCAAAAACTGCCTCGCCATTTATTTTATTTTCTTCCTGTTCCATTTTTATCTCAATAGTTGCATTATTTCCCTCTTTTGTTTTTAAGGTGTATTTTGTTGGTTGTTTTTGTCCAATATCTCTTTGCCAACCACTTGGTGGTGTTTCCCAACTTCCACCAACTTTTATTTCTTCTTCTGGAAGAATAGGCTTTGCGACTTCCCAGAAAGCATTAAATTCATTAGAAGAGAATTTTTTAAGGTCAATGTTTAAAGGGATTCTATCAAAACCAGGTACAATTCCTGCAATGCTTTTTCTAATAACTTTTATAAATTGGTCAATTATTTCCTGTAAATTCTGACTTTCAATTATTTTTCCGTTAGGTGTAAATTTTATATATGCTTCTTTTCCTTTTTCTCCAATATCTTGTCCTTCATAAGTTGCTCTTACTAATGTTAATTTAGTTGTCCCATTTCCATTTTCATCAATATCAATTACTTCTTCTTTAAATTCTATATAAATATTTTGCTCTCTCTGGAAAGGGTTATTGTTTATTTTTCCTTTTTCTTTGTCTTTAATATTCAATCCATAATAGGAAACATCTCCTTTATTAAACTTGTAAGAAAGTTTAACTTTCTCTTTTTCTTCTGTTTCTTTTTGTTCTTCACTTTTTACTTCTTCTTTAATCTCTTGTTCCTCTTTCTCATCAACTTTTACTACATTTACTTTTTCATATTTCCCATTTTCTATATCTTCAAGAACTTTTGTTATTTCATTTTTAAAATCATTCTCATCAGTTAAAACTTTTGCATAAATTAAATTCTGTTTTGCTTTTTCAATTTCTCCCAATTTTGCATAACATAAACCAATATAATAATAACCTTGCGCAAAATTTGCTTTTTCTTCTGTTGATTTAATAAAAAATTCTAAGGCATTCTCAGTTTTTCCTTGACTCAATGCTTCAATTCCCTTTTTAAGTAGTTCATCCCCTTCTTTTTCTCCTGATATTAAAATCTGTGAAGTTATTAGAAATATACTTAAAAAAATTAATAATTTTTTCATCTTATTTTCTCCCATTTACAATGTCCATCTAAATAAAGTTTATTTATACCACCTGAATGTAAAATATCTGCCCAATCGCCAAAATGAGGGTCCTCTAATAACCATATATTTGATGCCCCATAATTACCTTCTTCATCTTCCCATCGCCCATCTATTTTTTTGCCTTTGACTATTGGGTCTCCATCTGGTGGTTCTGTATGTATAATATAACTTGTAAAAGGTGTGAATATAGGATATTCTTGAAGAAATTTAGCTTTTGCTTTTTTACTTTCAGGACAAAAATAAAAATTAGGAGGAGGTGGCCAATTGATAATATCAATTTTATTTAAGTTTGGTTCTAAATAAGGTCTTATAAAATTTGGCCAGTTTATAAAACAAAATGGAAATTCTTCTGCCAGACCTGTATCTCTTGGGGGTATAATTTCATTATAATCAGCAGCATACATTGAAAAGCCCAAATATATTTGCTTTAAATTATTTATACATACAGACTGTCTTGCTTTTGCCCTTGCCTGTGATAAAGCGGGCAAAAGCATTGCTGCTAAAATTGCTATAATTGCAATTACAACAAGCAATTCAATTAAAGTAAATCCCGTAGGCATTAACTTAGCACTTCTGCGCCTATATGCCTGAGCGTTAGCGAAGATGGGTAGGGCTGGATGGTATATTTCTCTCTTTCTGTTTGTCCAGAACAACTCATTTTTCATTATATTTCCTTTTTATTTAGAAAAGTTTAAAATATATATAGTTCAAAAGTTCAGGAAAATTCAAATTTCTTATTTTAAAATCATTTTCATCAAGAAATCTGTTGTATTTCAAGTTTTCTAATTTCAAATTTAAGATATCATTTCCATTTTTTATATCAAGGTTCACTTTTTCTGGTAAGAAATTAAATAGGGTTATGTTTGTTTCATTTTTTGGCTTTGGGAAAGAAAAAATGAGATTACCTGAACGGTTTGAAAATGTAATTTCTTTTATTGTATAGTATTTTTCATAGACAAGAACATTAATTTTTCCCAGGTCAACATCAAAGGCATAAAGGTTTTCATCTCCCTCTTTTTTATTTTTTACCTCAATATTACTAATCATTTTATTTAATTCGTCAAGACCTTTTTTCAATTTTACTTTGTTTATATAAAAATCAATTTTTGGTGCCTTTAATTTATCAATTTCTTTTTTTATGTCTTTATTTTGTTTTGCAAATTCATTTACAGTTGATATTTTGTCTTCAATTTGAATTTGTAAATCGGGAAGAAGAAGTTTAAAATTATCTCCTTTTGTCATGAAAATGAAACTACCAATTTCGGAATTACCCTTAATTAAAAAATTATCTAATTTTCCTGTTGAAAATGAGCCAATAAATTTCCCCTTAATATTTATTTCTTCTGGTATTTCCCTTTCAAAAATTTTTTCCATATAAGGTTTTATTGTCATATATGTGTTTTTACCAAAAGAAAGTTTAAAATATATATCTCCAGTGAAATTTTTAACTTCTCCATCTTTTACATTTTCAATATTATTTTCAATTTTTTTCATAATTTCTGATATTTTTATTTCATCTCCTGCAAATAAAGAAATATTAAAAATAACTAAAAACAATAAAGAAATAAAAAATTTTCTCATTTTATCCTCCATTTTCAGTTTCTTGTAAATTTTCAAGTGATTTTGCAAATTCAATAAATGAATCCATTTCTTCAAAAAAGTTTTGTAAAGGCAATACAATTTCCTCGTTATTTGCTGTTTTTTCCGTTTTATTTCTATATTTTGTCTCTACCTTTGTATTTTTAGATATTATTATGTGTTTGACTTCTTCATTCTTAGAATTCAAACTTTTCCTAATTGGATAAAATTTTAGAAGAAGGATATTTGAAATTAATAAAAATATACAGATATAAGTCAGAATTTTTAATCTGCTTCTTGAGTTTTTTCTCTCATTAGAAATAAAATAACTGTATTTCATTAGTGAATCTAATTCAATATCTGGGTTTTCTTCTGTTTTAAACAACGATTCTAATAATTCATCAATATTCTTTTCCATTTAATTAATTAGTTCCATAAAAATTAAATTTGGTTCACTTTTTATTCCAGAATTTTATCAGGACTTTTTTTGCTTTTGAAAGACGAGATTTCACAGTTCCAACTGGAATTTTTAAAATTTCAGAGATTTCACTCTCTTTTAAATCCTGATTATATCTTAAGAATAAAATTTCCTTATAAAGTTGAGGAAGTTTTTCAATAATTTCTCTTAATTTTAAAATTTTTTCAACTTCGGTATTATTATCTGACTTTACCTTTTTTTCTAATTTTTGCCTCAATTTTATCTTATAGTATTTACTTCTCCTTTTTTTTAGATTTAATTTAGTCATTATACTATAAACATAAGTAAAAAAAGATGATTTTTCTCTAAATTTATTTCCTTTTTCAAGAAGTATAATAAATGTTTCAGATAAAAGGTCTTCAGCATCTTCTTTGGAATTTGATAGATATGCAGCAAGAGAAGAAAATTTATTAAGATATTTTTTAAAAAGCGTAGATAGTGCTTCTTTATTTCCTTTTTTCCATTCTTTTACGAGTTGTTTTTCCTCATTTATCTCCATTATAAAATTTTTATCATAGATTTGTGATAAAGGCAAAAGTTAAAATATCGTAAAAACTCTATATCTT from bacterium includes these protein-coding regions:
- a CDS encoding DUF1559 domain-containing protein; amino-acid sequence: MPTGFTLIELLVVIAIIAILAAMLLPALSQARAKARQSVCINNLKQIYLGFSMYAADYNEIIPPRDTGLAEEFPFCFINWPNFIRPYLEPNLNKIDIINWPPPPNFYFCPESKKAKAKFLQEYPIFTPFTSYIIHTEPPDGDPIVKGKKIDGRWEDEEGNYGASNIWLLEDPHFGDWADILHSGGINKLYLDGHCKWEKIR
- a CDS encoding DUF6263 family protein, with amino-acid sequence MKKLLIFLSIFLITSQILISGEKEGDELLKKGIEALSQGKTENALEFFIKSTEEKANFAQGYYYIGLCYAKLGEIEKAKQNLIYAKVLTDENDFKNEITKVLEDIENGKYEKVNVVKVDEKEEQEIKEEVKSEEQKETEEKEKVKLSYKFNKGDVSYYGLNIKDKEKGKINNNPFQREQNIYIEFKEEVIDIDENGNGTTKLTLVRATYEGQDIGEKGKEAYIKFTPNGKIIESQNLQEIIDQFIKVIRKSIAGIVPGFDRIPLNIDLKKFSSNEFNAFWEVAKPILPEEEIKVGGSWETPPSGWQRDIGQKQPTKYTLKTKEGNNATIEIKMEQEENKINGEAVFDLEKGKVIKQNITVIIPKAKGSIDSKDIEKTGIMKGVPSFKMSYEIEKQTTFNMNLLNK
- a CDS encoding RNA polymerase sigma factor, which codes for MEINEEKQLVKEWKKGNKEALSTLFKKYLNKFSSLAAYLSNSKEDAEDLLSETFIILLEKGNKFREKSSFFTYVYSIMTKLNLKKRRSKYYKIKLRQKLEKKVKSDNNTEVEKILKLREIIEKLPQLYKEILFLRYNQDLKESEISEILKIPVGTVKSRLSKAKKVLIKFWNKK